The DNA segment aataccaactttagataaattaaaaattcatGAACATATTTCAAATAATTCTAAAACTAGAAACACAACAAAACATGCTACAACTTATTCAGAAACAAAATTAGTAAATACATCTAAAACTAcaacaaataaaatgaaaaaagaaaaagatggAAATTTTGATAAAGCTTTTAAAGAATTTATAAAACAAGATCAAGAAGTTTATTATACAAATTTACTAAATTCAATAACACATCCAACAGATAGAGCTATAAGAATGATGCAATTAGATGTGGTTCCTAAATATTTACCATGTagagaaaaagaaataaaagagGTTCATGGGTTCTTAGAATCTGGTATTAAACAATCAGGAAGCAAtcaaatattgtatattagTGGAATGCCAGGTACAGGTAAAACTGCTACTGTATATAGTGTTAtacaattattaaaaaataaaagtaataaaaaattattacctccttttaatgtatatgaaataaatggTATGAATGTAGTTCATCCAAATGCTGCTTATCAAGTTTTCTATaaacaattatttaattcaaaACCACCTAATGCTTTAAGTTCATTTAAAATCATAGATagattatttaataaaaataaaaaagataatagAAATGtatcaatattaattattgatGAAATTGATTATTTAATTACTAAAACACAAAAAGTACTCTTTACATTATTTGATTGGCCAACTAAAGTAAATagtaaattaatattaatagcCATTTCTAATACTATGGATTTGCCAGAAAGATTAATACCTAGATGTAGATCTCGTTTAGCATTTGGTCGATTAGTTTTTAGCCCATATAAAGGTGatgaaattgaaaaaattattaaagaacgtttaaataattgtaaaGATATTATAGATCATACAGCTATACAATTATGTGCAAGAAAAGTAGCAAATGTATCAGGAGATATTAGAAAAGCATTACAAATATGTAGAAAAgcatttgaaaataaaagagGACAAAAAATTGTACCTAGAGATATTATTGAAGCAACTAATCAACTTTTTGATTCTCCTCTAACTAATGCTATTAATTATCTTCCTTGGGCTTTTAAAATGTTTCTTACTTGCGTAATTattgaattaaaaattattaatgaaTTTATTATACCATATAAAAAAGTTGGAAACAGATATAAAGTAATGATACAAACAAGCGGGAAATGTATAGGTATGTATAATGAtgttgaattatttaaaattatgatTGATAAATTAGTTAAAATGGGAATATTATTAGTTAGACCATATATACCTTTAGATTCTattgcaaaaaataaaaataaagaagcaCTATTAGGGTTTAATGaacatgataaaaaaaattctgaaaataaattttataaaacaaaagTTAGTCCTGAAATTGATCAAGAATCTGGTGATATGGGGTTAGAACTTAATGTCGAACCACAACTTGTTATTACTGCACTTATGAAAGATCCTGAATGTGctcaaaaattaaatttttattaaattaaataaaagcacatgtatatacatacaatCGTTTGGTTTATTTGtttcgttatttttattcctttatatttttttagtattaATATAGCTTCTAACTATCCAACCAGCTGCCTATTTTACGTCCACATcaataaaaatgtgaaaaatatTGCCAATTTGCACAATTCGAAACTGCCAATCATGCAATATCTAGGTGTCATTTCTacttttttatcattttttttttctttatgttcgatattttttttattgaacTTAGTCTATCGTTATCACTGAATTCGTCACTGCTTTCTTTTATTCGTTTTTTCTTCAccttcaaataaataaaaataatttatgtttAAAGATTTAACAAAAAAGCACGAAAATGTACATATACACATTGTAAGATGTATTATAAtaacatattaatatatgataaattCAGACACACACagcattgttttatttttttattcatttttattcatttttattcatttttttattttattcattctTTATTTGTTACATTTATATTAGTGAACAGGTTTTTGTTGTGATAAGGCCTCGATTTTAAATTGTTAGCATTTTTAGTGGCatgtttattttcattttttttttgaaaaattgcattttttatattgtctATAGGGTTTTTAGCTTGCTCTTTTTTTACATCATTCTTTCCAGAACCTTCTTTGTTATCTACTACAGTCTCTTCGTTTTCTAATTCACTTTCCAACTCTTCTTCAATATattcatcatatttattacactctttataatttatgcTAATGCTATCAATAAGCTTGTTAATATCATCTTCCTCGAAATATTCTAAGTTCATTTTATATTCCATAAGATTGCActacaaatttatatacatggTTTTTATTTCACACATTTAGCAATTAAATGAATATCTATATCATGTTTCATATGGCTATATCACATTTCATATGgtgatattttttcaaatttatttcGCGTAACATAATTAATACattagttttttttaatttttttttttatatgatctATGTAAATATGTTTTCATCTCATGCGTtgctttaaaaatataattttatgttttaaaagatttatattttctgattttcattttttttataaatccataaaattaattatattattagttcaCTCTTATGTAACTTAGGTAATGTATCCCTgcattttttcaatttttttttcaatttttttttaattttttttcaatttttttttaattttttttcaattttttccaattttttttcaattttttttcaatttttttcaatttttttcaattttttttttatttttttttatttttttttatttttttatttttatatgccACAACAGGCAACGCCTACTGATTTATGCATTTCCAAAACTTCTCAATTTCCAAAACTTCTCAATTTCAAAGCTTCTTAATTTAAcctaatttatattttctattattattgtactACTATTTTagtttgataaaaaaataaagtaacaatggtattattaaataattctaaATTCATCGAAGAATTAACAAAACTGTGCAGCAAAAATGAAGAACAGAATAGAGCTTCGATATGGATTACCATAAAGAAAGGTACTTCGCCtttacatgcatacatatgaAGAGTATAACTTTGTATTCCTATcaatatgcatatacatgtacataatggccattttgaatattcttaattatatgattcacattttatttatggtCCTTTTTAATGTGCAGTTAAAAGAAGTGACATAAAAACGCGTATTCCCAAAAATGAAATTGGTGacaaaagaaataaaaaaaattataaagatgaaaataaaaataacaaaaattatttttgcataattagAGCAACAGATGgaaaaaaagttaaattaTCTACACATGTTTCAGATGAtgtaattaatttttctcaagagataaataatataataaaaaagtaagACATTTATTTGGTTAGGCAGTTTAGCTCTTGTTTTAAACAAGCCGCAAAAATAATCACtccattttattaattccattttttcaaattacTAACAGCACCAATCTATACACATATTCAGTCGATAcacattaatatttaattgcGTTATCTTtgaatttaacaaaaaaaaataatcaaattGAATCATAAAAAGTTAGCATATATAGAttggtaaaaaatataaattaattcaaaaaatttaaaaaaaaaaaaaaaaaacaaaacgcgaattttatatatatacccaatatatttggaaaaaataacatCAACCATTTGTTAAGCAATTTTTTCCCCATTTTTTCCCCCATTTTtttcctcatttttttccccccattttttgcttttttttttttccttcatttttttgctttttttttttccattcaATTATCTTCGCTAAAACAGTCCCCTTTGGTGTCACTGTCTCGAACAAGTATATCACTCACAGTTTTGGAAATTCGTTTTGATTTTCGAAtgtattcatataatttatatgtcAGAATTTTTGTcactttttctttttgtaaTTTCGTTAAATTAATATCATCTACAATATTTAACAAATTCAAAGTTAGTTgatcttttttttcaatcgAATTTTTATAAACCTCGGGAAGATATAAACAAGCATAattatcttcattattttgtaATGGTTCAGATTCTAAATTAGGAAtctcaattatataaaatttggatgggcataatatataatacacatAATCTGTAAATGTTTCTGaaaaatttgaatttataaaatttttatcacaACTATTAACTCGATTTATTTCGTCTCCAAAcccaattttattatttccctGATTTGTGTAATGTATGTTATTAAAGCTACTATTTACGCCTTGCCCTTTTAAATAGCACTCGATATCAAATTGTTTATTGCCACCACTCACAGCATTGCCAGAATTACCACCACTCACAACATTGCCAGAATTAACAACGCTGGTAGTCGCTTTCGTAAATTGACTTTCTAAGTTTAATGAGTGAGATAAATTCGTTTTGCACTTCAAAGGAAATGCAAAAAGTTcgaaatttttttcattgaattttattttcgaTTTTTGTAAAAGAATTTTTTGTTTACTATTTAAAACGTTATATGGTGCCAGTTGAATATTTCTCGTATCTCCATAAATGATTATGTTAGTTtctgtatatacatatacatctGTATCCATtacattttctatttttaaaCTTCTAGTAACTAGATGTATTTCTAAATTTCTCGAATTAAATAATGTAGTTATCATTTCTGTtgataaacaaataatatacatatcgacacaaaaatttatttttaaatattctatcgttgttaatatatatatattacattctttacaatttaatatatttattatacttttattattttttatatatattgttttacCTTGCATATTTcgaatttcatatatatcattgttttgtatttcatatatattatttgataaattactatttttaaaattattatttccttttattgataatttagaaaaataaCTATAAGACTTGTTCAAATtgtttgatatattttctataacaTTATCTTTTCCTATTTCATTACTACTAACACTACTATCTATACTCTCATTTAATtcatcatatatatgtaaattttttaataaccaatctaatattatttttgtcttatataaaatttgatactcattttttaacatatatttttcatacaCATTATGTTCATCATTTGTTTCTATAATAAAatctaataaaaaaaaattatagttTCGAAAATATAAAGGAATTTCAGTTAAGGATGTACTATTTTGAATATCTGTACATGATAAAAATGCAATTAAATATGTTTCTAaaagttttttataattttttccactactaataaatatatcagATAAATtagatttataaattattgtttttaaattacaaaatgaattattatttcctgATGTAGATAATCCACAAACATTTTGGGACACATTATTATGTTTTCCATTACTACTATCTTTTGAGTTTCCAACAAAATGAGGCCAACAATCctcatttaaatttttatcatattttttttttatattatctatCTTAAGAAattgtaaaattataaaaaatatcacaaattctatacatatacattcaTCTAACCAATTTTCATTCCATACTTTTAAAATATCTTTTTCGAATTTCTCAGAACATTTTACAGTAtctgtttctttatttatttgttctcTCTTATCATTTTCATGAAAAAAACTCTTGTAATTTGGTGTATTTTTTTCGGTCTTTGCTTGACTCCCACTTAATTCTcgtatatttaatttttcatatgtataattaaaaatagttttttgcttttttaaattatttttttttcttatgcTTTGTAAGGTTATACTTAATAATATCCACAAAGATTTACAAATATTACAACTAAAAATCAGATATACAACATTATcttgattttttattaattcattatattctAACCAATCTTCAAGACTTATATaaatttcatcttttttatttctctcataattattatcttcatgtttttttttaaaatatgcatataaattttttaaataatttatcaaaCAATTTTCACCAATTTTATTACTCGTATAAATAATTGCATGATCAAATATTTCTTTTCTtataaataaacatttttcatcatttttaaatGCTTCATAATTTGTCTTTTCAACTTTTATTAACTCTTTGTATTTATCTAAGCACATTTCACTTTTCTTttccataatttttttttttttttttttcacatataTTCAAATTTATCAAAGTATATaacttattatatttattctattttttcgTTCTTATTTATGTAAACATGTGTTCATATAATTGCTCTCTTTGTGACACCATCATAATTCCATTTTAATCaccattttatttaatcATAACTCTAAcgatatctttttttttttatcacacAATTAATAAGACTCAAGATATactataaatttttttttttatataaaaagacTTTTTCCACATAtctcttttcttttttacttttattttattcttactgttttatttttaataaatcacaaaaaaaaaaaaaattaaaagtatatccCTAATCTATATGAtcatacaatttttttttttttttaattacataTAAAACATTTCTTAAGATCTATTGTTCTTcgtattttataataaacatatttatacataatttttttctcgTTTCATTCTttccataaatatatagtaaatatgtgcatatattatataaagtaatatttattatttttttttcttttcaatGATATGAA comes from the Plasmodium yoelii strain 17X genome assembly, chromosome: 6 genome and includes:
- a CDS encoding signal recognition particle subunit SRP14, putative, whose amino-acid sequence is MVLLNNSKFIEELTKLCSKNEEQNRASIWITIKKVKRSDIKTRIPKNEIGDKRNKKNYKDENKNNKNYFCIIRATDGKKVKLSTHVSDDVINFSQEINNIIKK
- a CDS encoding TBCC domain-containing protein, putative encodes the protein MEKKSEMCLDKYKELIKVEKTNYEAFKNDEKCLFIRKEIFDHAIIYTSNKIGENCLINYLKNLYAYFKKKHEDNNYERNKKDEIYISLEDWLEYNELIKNQDNVVYLIFSCNICKSLWILLSITLQSIRKKNNLKKQKTIFNYTYEKLNIRELSGSQAKTEKNTPNYKSFFHENDKREQINKETDTVKCSEKFEKDILKVWNENWLDECICIEFVIFFIILQFLKIDNIKKKYDKNLNEDCWPHFVGNSKDSSNGKHNNVSQNVCGLSTSGNNNSFCNLKTIIYKSNLSDIFISSGKNYKKLLETYLIAFLSCTDIQNSTSLTEIPLYFRNYNFFLLDFIIETNDEHNVYEKYMLKNEYQILYKTKIILDWLLKNLHIYDELNESIDSSVSSNEIGKDNVIENISNNLNKSYSYFSKLSIKGNNNFKNSNLSNNIYEIQNNDIYEIRNMQGKTIYIKNNKSIINILNCKECNIYILTTIEYLKINFCVDMYIICLSTEMITTLFNSRNLEIHLVTRSLKIENVMDTDVYVYTETNIIIYGDTRNIQLAPYNVLNSKQKILLQKSKIKFNEKNFELFAFPLKCKTNLSHSLNLESQFTKATTSVVNSGNVVSGGNSGNAVSGGNKQFDIECYLKGQGVNSSFNNIHYTNQGNNKIGFGDEINRVNSCDKNFINSNFSETFTDYVYYILCPSKFYIIEIPNLESEPLQNNEDNYACLYLPEVYKNSIEKKDQLTLNLLNIVDDINLTKLQKEKVTKILTYKLYEYIRKSKRISKTVSDILVRDSDTKGDCFSEDN